The Solanum lycopersicum chromosome 6, SLM_r2.1 genome has a window encoding:
- the LOC101255208 gene encoding auxin-induced in root cultures protein 12-like codes for MASLLHLHFIFLIAFLLIYPAISNNCSSSPAPISGNTHFANCTALPYLKSSLYWTYNSTNSTLAIAFVAPLPSSDGWISWGINPITASMIGTQCLIAFKASNGSMIVNTYNLTSYTSITQTDKLLFEVLNSKAEYSNGAMQILATLILPSNMTTVNQVWQVGLAVKDGTPMAHKFDPDNLKSKGTLNLTTSSGGDEKNATAPAPAGGGGQSDDKMGGSSRISNKNTSFYVFVVFLGVLFFNLRSI; via the exons ATGGcttctcttcttcatcttcatttcATCTTCCTCATTGCATTTCTCTTAATTTACCCTGCAATATCTAACAATTGCTCGTCTTCTCCGGCGCCAATCTCCGGTAACACTCACTTCGCCAACTGCACCGCTCTCCCTTATCTGAAATCGTCTCTTTACTGGACTTACAATTCAACAAATTCGACACTTGCAATTGCTTTCGTTGCTCCTCTGCCTTCTTCTGATGGCTGGATTTCATGGGGAATTAACCCAATTACCGCATCCATGATCGGCACTCAATGTCTTATCGCATTCAAAGCTTCAAATGGATCCATGATTGTTAATACTTACAATCTTACTTCGTATACATCGATTACACAAACTGATAAACTTTTGTTTGAAGTTTTGAATTCTAAAGCAGAGTACTCTAATGGCGCCATGCAAATATTAGCCACTTTGATACTACCGTCAAATATGACCACg GTGAATCAGGTGTGGCAAGTTGGATTAGCGGTGAAAGACGGTACACCAATGGCGCATAAGTTTGATCCTGACAATTTGAAATCTAAAGGCACATTAAATTTGACTACCTCTTCCGGTGGCGACGAAAAAAATGCCACAGCTCCGGCTCCCGCTGGTGGCGGTGGACAGAGTGATGATAAAATGGGTGGATCTTCAAGAATTTCGAATAAAAATACTAGTTTTTACGTTTTTGTTGTGTTCCTTGGAGTTTTGTTTTTTAACTTAAGATCAATCTAA
- the LOC101254909 gene encoding E3 ubiquitin-protein ligase CHIP codes for MAPIVGSKQAEQLKQDGNNYFQKNRFGAAIDAYTEAITLCPNVPIYWTNRALCHRRRNDWRRVEEDCRRAIQLDHNSVKAHYYLGLALLQKEAFGEGVRELEKALDLGRGANPGRYIVGEIWEELAKAKYMEWEHESTRRSWELQNLKESCESALKERHMLDSSQTEGFKDEKSTALLKQLKALGKVFVKAAADDTPTEVPDYLCCKISLDIFRDPVITPSGFTYERAVILEHLQKVGKFDPITREPLLPSQLVPNLAIKESVRAFLDRHGWAYRI; via the exons ATGGCACCAATCGTGGGTTCAAAGCAAGCGGAACAACTAAAGCAAGATGGGAACAATTATTTTCAGAAGAATCGGTTTGGCGCTGCCATTGATGCTTATACCgag GCTATTACTTTGTGCCCTAATGTTCCGATATATTGGACAAATCGTGCTCTATGTCATCGGAGGCGGAA TGACTGGAGAAGAGTGGAGGAAGATTGCAGGAGGGCGATTCAGCTCGATCATAATTCTGTAAAG GCCCACTATTATCTTGGTCTTGCATTGCTACAAAAGGAAGCATTTGGTGAAGGTGTGAGAGAATTGGAAAAG GCATTAGACCTTGGAAGAGGTGCGAATCCAGGAAGATATATTGTTGGAGAGATCTGGGAAGAGCTTGCTAAAGCAAAGTACATGGAGTGGGAGCATGAATCTACAAGGCGCTCCTGGGAGCTTCAGAACTTGAA AGAATCATGTGAGTCAGCTCTCAAGGAGAGACATATGCTTGACAGTTCTCAGACAGAAGGGTTCAAAGATGAAAAATCAACGGCGCTTTTGAAGCAACTGAAAGCTCTAGGTAAGGTTTTCGTGAAAGCTGCAGCAGATGATACTCCAACTGAG GTTCCCGATTACTTGTGTTGTAAAATTAGTCTTGATATTTTTCGTGACCCTGTTATTACTCCGAGTGGGTTTACATATGAGCGGGCTGTGATCCTTGAGCATTTGCAAAAG GtgggaaaatttgatccaaTCACAAGAGAACCACTTTTGCCGTCCCAGTTGGTGCCAAACCTGGCCATAAAAGAATCTGTACGGGCGTTTTTGGATAGGCATGGCTGGGCATATAGGATATAG
- the LOC101264023 gene encoding uncharacterized protein has protein sequence MSGFRRMKRVTDPLDEKMKARIVGSSGSEHSAHADDDDIASPSFSDLVFGDLENSAGDETPENDSDSELDVSMCDSIDRIEIMPSPVFRSEFDLFRNVIVSCATKGLEVFSCFKSNKSMLQRNVMAYLRNFGYNAAVCKTKWEKSGGLAAGNYEFIDITKSDSTTRYFVDLDFKAEFEIARPTIQYERLLQSLPNIFVGKSEELKQILRAMSDAARRSLKSRGLTFPPWRKHRFMQNKWFSSYRRTTNIIPTASSPAWFSPSKETNAAKCRTVGFHTTAVNGCLLFPATTRTR, from the coding sequence atgtctggCTTTCGCAGAATGAAGAGAGTTACTGACCCGTTAGATGAAAAAATGAAGGCTCGAATCGTTGGCAGTAGCGGCAGTGAACACAGTGCTCatgctgatgatgatgatattgctTCTCCTAGTTTCTCCGATCTCGTTTTCGGTGATTTGGAAAATAGTGCCGGAGATGAAACTCCGGAGAATGATTCAGATTCTGAGCTTGATGTATCAATGTGTGATTCAATTGACAGGATTGAGATAATGCCCAGCCCTGTTTTCCGCAGCGAATTTGATTTGTTTCGGAATGTGATTGTATCCTGTGCAACGAAGGGACTGGAAGTGTTTTCGTGCTTTAAATCGAATAAATCGATGCTCCAGAGGAATGTAATGGCGTATCTTAGGAATTTCGGTTACAATGCGGCGGTTTGCAAGACGAAATGGGAGAAATCCGGTGGACTTGCTGCCGGAAATTATGAGTTTATTGACATTACGAAATCGGATTCCACTACTCGTTACTTCGTGGATCTCGATTTTAAAGCAGAGTTCGAGATCGCAAGGCCGACGATTCAGTACGAACGGTTATTACAGTCGTTGCCGAATATTTTCGTTGGAAAAAGTGAAGAGCTAAAGCAGATTTTGAGAGCAATGAGCGACGCCGCGAGACGATCGTTGAAAAGCAGAGGCCTCACGTTTCCGCCATGGAGGAAACACCGGTTCATGCAGAACAAATGGTTCAGTTCGTACAGAAGAACAACTAACATCATACCGACGGCGAGCTCGCCGGCATGGTTCTCACCGTCAAAGGAAACGAATGCGGCAAAATGCCGAACCGTCGGGTTTCACACTACCGCCGTGAACGGCTGCCTGTTGTTTCCCGCGACAACTCGTACTAGATGA
- the LOC101263721 gene encoding basic helix-loop-helix (bHLH) DNA-binding superfamily protein: MDNDCFSNGGIQPPFHFDPKIPLNSLHSPHSDYFLNTHWDNNSTDNQYTHFDSALSSIVSSPVPSNSVNSNSSLCELIGKLGSICTSPSTPFTSNCDSTRTSCYTTPMSSPPKLHIPIMNQIGKDKVPNLGNSVVMNSPPFPSLSAAKFSCFGSRSFNGRTSQFELNNEDSRYGSGTGVMGIGNLTRISSSPCVVQNKNSSLMMCERLNLGKISGRNEECSVSEQDPNGEMGSKTRNVLNSKKRKAVKSKDFVPIVDETGKKRAKSTQGNGSNNGTVKMEEQKGNEDDGAEKETKENRKIAEPPKDYIHVRARRGQATDSHSLAERVRREKISQRMKLLQDLVPGCNKVTGKALMLDEIINYVRSLQHQVEFLSMKLASVNPRTDIHIDSLLHTEISQPSGSLHQHVFPVDGYAENLAQLPTICEDDLQSIVQMGFNQNSNQDLILQSQTFPVPNSESQMKIKM; encoded by the exons ATGGATAATGACTGCTTCTCTAATGGTGGAATTCAACCACCATTCCATTTTGACCCCAAAATTCCATTAAACTCTCTACATTCACCTCATTCAGATTACTTTCTAAACACCCATTGGGATAATAATTCTACAGATAATCAATACACTCATTTTGATTCAGCTTTGAGTTCGATAGTTTCATCTCCAGTACCCTCCAACTCTGTAAATTCCAATTCATCACTCTGTGAATTGATTGGGAAATTGGGTTCAATTTGTACTTCTCCTTCAACCCCATTTACTAGTAACTGTGATTCGACGAGAACTTCGTGTTATACTACACCCATGAGCTCTCCTCCGAAATTACATATACCCATAATGAACCAAATTGGAAAAGATAAAGTACCCAATTTGGGGAATTCAGTTGTTATGAATTCTCCTCCATTTCCCTCTCTTTCAGCTGCTAAGTTCTCTTGTTTTGGTAGCCGAAGTTTTAATGGCAGAACGAGTCAGTTTGAGCTGAATAATGAAGATTCGCGGTATGGATCTGGTACTGGGGTTATGGGGATAGGAAATTTAACTAGAATATCGAGTAGCCCTTGTGTTGTGCAAAACAAAAACTCAAGCCTAATGATGTGTGAGAGATTGAATTTGGGCAAAATTTCAGGTCGTAATGAAGAGTGTTCTGTTTCTGAGCAAGACCCAAATGGTGAAATGGGgtcaaaaacaagaaatgtaTTGAATTCTAAGAAAAGAAAAGCAGtgaaatcaaaggattttgtgCCAATTGTAGATGAAACTGGAAAAAAGAGAGCAAAATCAACACAAGGTAATGGGAGCAACAATGGAACTGTTAAAATGGAGGAACAAAAGGGCAATGAAGATGATGGAGCTGAGAAAGAAACAAAGGAAAATCGAAAGATTGCAGAGCCACCAAAGGAttacattcatgttagagcAAGAAGGGGTCAAGCTACTGATAGCCATAGTTTAGCTGAAAGA GTCCGCAGAGAAAAGATCAGTCAAAGAATGAAGCTTTTGCAAGATCTTGTACCAGGCTGTAACAAG GTGACTGGAAAAGCATTGATGCTCGACGAAATTATAAATTACGTCCGGTCACTCCAACACCAAGTTGAG TTCTTGTCTATGAAGTTGGCTTCAGTGAACCCAAGAACGGATATTCACATCGATAGTCTCCTTCACACAGAA ATAAGTCAACCAAGTGGTTCTTTGCACCAACATGTTTTCCCAGTAGATGGATATGCTGAAAATCTTGCTCAG CTTCCCACAATCTGTGAGGATGATCTCCAAAGCATTGTCCAGATGGGATTTAATCAGAACTCTAACCAAGATCTGATATTGCAGTCACAGACATTCCCTG TGCCTAATTCTGAATCTCAAATGAAAATTAAGATGTAA
- the LOC101263721 gene encoding basic helix-loop-helix (bHLH) DNA-binding superfamily protein isoform X1, protein MDNDCFSNGGIQPPFHFDPKIPLNSLHSPHSDYFLNTHWDNNSTDNQYTHFDSALSSIVSSPVPSNSVNSNSSLCELIGKLGSICTSPSTPFTSNCDSTRTSCYTTPMSSPPKLHIPIMNQIGKDKVPNLGNSVVMNSPPFPSLSAAKFSCFGSRSFNGRTSQFELNNEDSRYGSGTGVMGIGNLTRISSSPCVVQNKNSSLMMCERLNLGKISGRNEECSVSEQDPNGEMGSKTRNVLNSKKRKAVKSKDFVPIVDETGKKRAKSTQGNGSNNGTVKMEEQKGNEDDGAEKETKENRKIAEPPKDYIHVRARRGQATDSHSLAERVRREKISQRMKLLQDLVPGCNKVTGKALMLDEIINYVRSLQHQVEFLSMKLASVNPRTDIHIDSLLHTEISQPSGSLHQHVFPVDGYAENLAQCLILNLK, encoded by the exons ATGGATAATGACTGCTTCTCTAATGGTGGAATTCAACCACCATTCCATTTTGACCCCAAAATTCCATTAAACTCTCTACATTCACCTCATTCAGATTACTTTCTAAACACCCATTGGGATAATAATTCTACAGATAATCAATACACTCATTTTGATTCAGCTTTGAGTTCGATAGTTTCATCTCCAGTACCCTCCAACTCTGTAAATTCCAATTCATCACTCTGTGAATTGATTGGGAAATTGGGTTCAATTTGTACTTCTCCTTCAACCCCATTTACTAGTAACTGTGATTCGACGAGAACTTCGTGTTATACTACACCCATGAGCTCTCCTCCGAAATTACATATACCCATAATGAACCAAATTGGAAAAGATAAAGTACCCAATTTGGGGAATTCAGTTGTTATGAATTCTCCTCCATTTCCCTCTCTTTCAGCTGCTAAGTTCTCTTGTTTTGGTAGCCGAAGTTTTAATGGCAGAACGAGTCAGTTTGAGCTGAATAATGAAGATTCGCGGTATGGATCTGGTACTGGGGTTATGGGGATAGGAAATTTAACTAGAATATCGAGTAGCCCTTGTGTTGTGCAAAACAAAAACTCAAGCCTAATGATGTGTGAGAGATTGAATTTGGGCAAAATTTCAGGTCGTAATGAAGAGTGTTCTGTTTCTGAGCAAGACCCAAATGGTGAAATGGGgtcaaaaacaagaaatgtaTTGAATTCTAAGAAAAGAAAAGCAGtgaaatcaaaggattttgtgCCAATTGTAGATGAAACTGGAAAAAAGAGAGCAAAATCAACACAAGGTAATGGGAGCAACAATGGAACTGTTAAAATGGAGGAACAAAAGGGCAATGAAGATGATGGAGCTGAGAAAGAAACAAAGGAAAATCGAAAGATTGCAGAGCCACCAAAGGAttacattcatgttagagcAAGAAGGGGTCAAGCTACTGATAGCCATAGTTTAGCTGAAAGA GTCCGCAGAGAAAAGATCAGTCAAAGAATGAAGCTTTTGCAAGATCTTGTACCAGGCTGTAACAAG GTGACTGGAAAAGCATTGATGCTCGACGAAATTATAAATTACGTCCGGTCACTCCAACACCAAGTTGAG TTCTTGTCTATGAAGTTGGCTTCAGTGAACCCAAGAACGGATATTCACATCGATAGTCTCCTTCACACAGAA ATAAGTCAACCAAGTGGTTCTTTGCACCAACATGTTTTCCCAGTAGATGGATATGCTGAAAATCTTGCTCAG TGCCTAATTCTGAATCTCAAATGA